One segment of Babylonia areolata isolate BAREFJ2019XMU chromosome 24, ASM4173473v1, whole genome shotgun sequence DNA contains the following:
- the LOC143298739 gene encoding uncharacterized protein LOC143298739 isoform X1 — translation MFPVRKSCLVKFCFPHSLAQLSCAVSDHNEASVCEDCTHCVSHTARDQRPVMATGGGGSRRCRGSEEWLEHLMCSVCWSVYQDPRLLPCHHSFCLPCLQALAALFPLSFPCPLCRTDTTVPQGGVSTFPNNFHLRSEDLEEARRVEEEVNNSNLGNAEASPPQQAAPHRPADTATTSLLEAALLAGRFNTEEVESAVDFQRILLESILSEQREEDEDLHRVLQMSLETHYHNWPTEPASPEPGQRQPRDFQAAVRQHSRHRQFGDPRQQQLLLQQRLVEEEEQEEDDEDLQRVLDTGLETHQHNWPTEAASLLPWQQQPGDLQAALASEALRQWSQRRQFQDPGQQQQLPMPRECTRSGEQHQHQHRVAPEPSELEGILRRRLNRLEERSQGEGQREKHEQRQQQAGGEEQHSELHQAFKRFQSKRRAEQASTEEGRNVQEQPRHAEEREQDQLIDQSHQSDAEHAEESVSDFQGISFDCFVIVRGEEEDFQSVLDTRLETHQHNWRTEAASPETGQQQPGDLQVALALEALRQWCQRRQIGDLGQQQQCAMPWECTKSGEQQQQQQQHSVAQERNELEGISRRRLNRREERSRGEGQKEEHEEQQARGEEQESELHQAFKRFQSKRRAEQASTEEGRTVQEQPRPAEQREQDQVRDQSYQSNPEHASENVDDFQRTSYDSSVSEQGEEDEDHQRVMVTSLETHQHNWPMEPASLLPGQQQSRDLQAAVASEALREWSQRRQFGDLGQQQQRPMQQKCTKSGEQQQRQQHSTASELNELENVWSCRLN, via the coding sequence ACTGCACTCACTGTGTCTCCCACACAGCGAGAGACCAGCGCCCCGTCATGGCCACTGGAGGCGGAGGAAGCAGACGATGCCGTGGCAGCGAGGAGTGGCTGGAGCATCTGATGTGCTCTGTATGCTGGAGCGTGTACCAGGACCCCAGACTGCTGCCATGCCACCACTCCttctgcctgccctgccttcagGCGCTGGCGgctctcttcccactctccttCCCATGTCCCCTCTGCCGCACAGACACCACCGTGCCTCAAGGAGGGGTGTCGACGTTTCCGAACAACTTCCACCTCCGCTCCGAGGATCTAGAGGAGGCACGGCgagtggaggaggaagtgaaCAACTCAAATCTGGGCAACGCGGAGGCCTCACCTCCACAGCAGGCAGCCCCTCACCGGCCGGCAGACACGGCGACCACCTCACTGTTGGAAGCTGCGCTCCTCGCGGGGCGATTTAACACAGAGGAAGTGGAAAGCGCCGTCGACTTTCAGCGCATCTTGCTCGAGTCCATTCTCTCAGAGCaaagagaagaagacgaggacCTTCACAGAGTGCTGCAAATGAGCCTAGAGACACACTACCACAATTGGCCCACGGAACCAGCCAGCCCGGAACCAGGGCAGCGACAGCCGCGAGATTTCCAGGCAGCTGTCAGACAGCACAGTCGGCATCGGCAGTTTGGAGACCCCAGACAGCAACAGCTGTTGTTGCAACAGCGATTAGTTGAagaggaagagcaagaagaagatgatgaggaccTTCAGAGAGTGCTGGATACGGGCCTGGAGACACACCAGCACAACTGGCCCACAGAAGCAGCCAGCCTGCTGCCGTGGCAGCAACAGCCGGGAGATCTCCAGGCCGCCTTGGCCTCGGAAGCCCTCAGACAGTGGAGTCAACGTCGGCAATTTCAGGACCCtggacagcaacagcaacttcCAATGCCCCGGGAATGTACTAGGTCAGGagagcagcatcagcatcagcatagGGTAGCGCCAGAACCGAGCGAACTGGAGGGCATTTTGAGGCGCCGTTTAAACCGACTAGAAGAACGATCACAAGGGGAAGGTCAGAGGGAAAAACACGAGCAACGACAGCAGCAGGCAGGAGGGGAGGAGCAACACAGTGAGTTACACCAAGCTTTCAAACGTTTCCAAAGCAAACGGAGAGCAGAGCAAGCCAGCACAGAAGAAGGCAGAAATGTTCAAGAACAACCAAGACATGCAGAGGAACGAGAACAGGACCAGCTGATAGACCAGAGTCACCAAAGTGATGCGGAACATGCCGAGGAAAGCGTCAGTGACTTTCAAGGCATCTCGTTCGATTGTTTTGTCATAGTGcgaggagaggaagaggactTTCAGAGTGTGCTGGATACGCGCCTGGAGACACACCAGCACAACTGGCGCACGGAAGCAGCCAGCCCGGAGACAGGACAGCAACAGCCAGGAGATCTCCAGGTCGCCTTGGCCTTGGAAGCCCTCAGACAGTGGTGTCAGCGTCGGCAAATTGGAGACCTTGGACAGCAACAGCAATGTGCGATGCCCTGGGAATGTACAAAGTcaggagagcagcagcagcaacaacaacaacatagcgtAGCGCAAGAACGGAACGAACTGGAGGGCATTTCGAGGCGGCGTTTAAACCGACGAGAAGAACGATCACGAGGGGAAGGTCAGAAAGAAGAACATGAGGAACAGCAGGCCAGGGGAGAGGAGCAGGAGAGTGAGTTACACCAAGCTTTCAAACGTTTCCAAAGCAAACGGAGAGCAGAGCAAGCCAGCACAGAAGAAGGCAGAACTGTGCAAGAACAACCAAGACCTGCAGAACAACGAGAACAGGACCAGGTGAGAGACCAGAGTTATCAGAGCAATCCGGAACATGCCAGTGAAAACGTCGATGACTTTCAACGCACCTCGTACGATTCCTCTGTCTCAgagcaaggagaagaagacgaggacCATCAGAGAGTGATGGTTACGAGTCTGGAGACACACCAGCACAACTGGCCCATGGAACCAGCCAGCCTGCTGCCGGGGCAACAACAGTCACGAGACCTCCAGGCCGCCGTGGCCTCGGAAGCTCTCAGAGAGTGGAGTCAACGTCGGCAATTTGGAGACCTcggacagcaacagcaacgtccAATGCAGCAGAAATGTACAAAGTCAggagagcagcagcagcggcagcaacatAGCACAGCGTCAGAACTGAACGAGCTGGAAAACGTCTGGAGTTGCCGTTTAAACTGA
- the LOC143298739 gene encoding uncharacterized protein LOC143298739 isoform X2, with amino-acid sequence MATGGGGSRRCRGSEEWLEHLMCSVCWSVYQDPRLLPCHHSFCLPCLQALAALFPLSFPCPLCRTDTTVPQGGVSTFPNNFHLRSEDLEEARRVEEEVNNSNLGNAEASPPQQAAPHRPADTATTSLLEAALLAGRFNTEEVESAVDFQRILLESILSEQREEDEDLHRVLQMSLETHYHNWPTEPASPEPGQRQPRDFQAAVRQHSRHRQFGDPRQQQLLLQQRLVEEEEQEEDDEDLQRVLDTGLETHQHNWPTEAASLLPWQQQPGDLQAALASEALRQWSQRRQFQDPGQQQQLPMPRECTRSGEQHQHQHRVAPEPSELEGILRRRLNRLEERSQGEGQREKHEQRQQQAGGEEQHSELHQAFKRFQSKRRAEQASTEEGRNVQEQPRHAEEREQDQLIDQSHQSDAEHAEESVSDFQGISFDCFVIVRGEEEDFQSVLDTRLETHQHNWRTEAASPETGQQQPGDLQVALALEALRQWCQRRQIGDLGQQQQCAMPWECTKSGEQQQQQQQHSVAQERNELEGISRRRLNRREERSRGEGQKEEHEEQQARGEEQESELHQAFKRFQSKRRAEQASTEEGRTVQEQPRPAEQREQDQVRDQSYQSNPEHASENVDDFQRTSYDSSVSEQGEEDEDHQRVMVTSLETHQHNWPMEPASLLPGQQQSRDLQAAVASEALREWSQRRQFGDLGQQQQRPMQQKCTKSGEQQQRQQHSTASELNELENVWSCRLN; translated from the coding sequence ATGGCCACTGGAGGCGGAGGAAGCAGACGATGCCGTGGCAGCGAGGAGTGGCTGGAGCATCTGATGTGCTCTGTATGCTGGAGCGTGTACCAGGACCCCAGACTGCTGCCATGCCACCACTCCttctgcctgccctgccttcagGCGCTGGCGgctctcttcccactctccttCCCATGTCCCCTCTGCCGCACAGACACCACCGTGCCTCAAGGAGGGGTGTCGACGTTTCCGAACAACTTCCACCTCCGCTCCGAGGATCTAGAGGAGGCACGGCgagtggaggaggaagtgaaCAACTCAAATCTGGGCAACGCGGAGGCCTCACCTCCACAGCAGGCAGCCCCTCACCGGCCGGCAGACACGGCGACCACCTCACTGTTGGAAGCTGCGCTCCTCGCGGGGCGATTTAACACAGAGGAAGTGGAAAGCGCCGTCGACTTTCAGCGCATCTTGCTCGAGTCCATTCTCTCAGAGCaaagagaagaagacgaggacCTTCACAGAGTGCTGCAAATGAGCCTAGAGACACACTACCACAATTGGCCCACGGAACCAGCCAGCCCGGAACCAGGGCAGCGACAGCCGCGAGATTTCCAGGCAGCTGTCAGACAGCACAGTCGGCATCGGCAGTTTGGAGACCCCAGACAGCAACAGCTGTTGTTGCAACAGCGATTAGTTGAagaggaagagcaagaagaagatgatgaggaccTTCAGAGAGTGCTGGATACGGGCCTGGAGACACACCAGCACAACTGGCCCACAGAAGCAGCCAGCCTGCTGCCGTGGCAGCAACAGCCGGGAGATCTCCAGGCCGCCTTGGCCTCGGAAGCCCTCAGACAGTGGAGTCAACGTCGGCAATTTCAGGACCCtggacagcaacagcaacttcCAATGCCCCGGGAATGTACTAGGTCAGGagagcagcatcagcatcagcatagGGTAGCGCCAGAACCGAGCGAACTGGAGGGCATTTTGAGGCGCCGTTTAAACCGACTAGAAGAACGATCACAAGGGGAAGGTCAGAGGGAAAAACACGAGCAACGACAGCAGCAGGCAGGAGGGGAGGAGCAACACAGTGAGTTACACCAAGCTTTCAAACGTTTCCAAAGCAAACGGAGAGCAGAGCAAGCCAGCACAGAAGAAGGCAGAAATGTTCAAGAACAACCAAGACATGCAGAGGAACGAGAACAGGACCAGCTGATAGACCAGAGTCACCAAAGTGATGCGGAACATGCCGAGGAAAGCGTCAGTGACTTTCAAGGCATCTCGTTCGATTGTTTTGTCATAGTGcgaggagaggaagaggactTTCAGAGTGTGCTGGATACGCGCCTGGAGACACACCAGCACAACTGGCGCACGGAAGCAGCCAGCCCGGAGACAGGACAGCAACAGCCAGGAGATCTCCAGGTCGCCTTGGCCTTGGAAGCCCTCAGACAGTGGTGTCAGCGTCGGCAAATTGGAGACCTTGGACAGCAACAGCAATGTGCGATGCCCTGGGAATGTACAAAGTcaggagagcagcagcagcaacaacaacaacatagcgtAGCGCAAGAACGGAACGAACTGGAGGGCATTTCGAGGCGGCGTTTAAACCGACGAGAAGAACGATCACGAGGGGAAGGTCAGAAAGAAGAACATGAGGAACAGCAGGCCAGGGGAGAGGAGCAGGAGAGTGAGTTACACCAAGCTTTCAAACGTTTCCAAAGCAAACGGAGAGCAGAGCAAGCCAGCACAGAAGAAGGCAGAACTGTGCAAGAACAACCAAGACCTGCAGAACAACGAGAACAGGACCAGGTGAGAGACCAGAGTTATCAGAGCAATCCGGAACATGCCAGTGAAAACGTCGATGACTTTCAACGCACCTCGTACGATTCCTCTGTCTCAgagcaaggagaagaagacgaggacCATCAGAGAGTGATGGTTACGAGTCTGGAGACACACCAGCACAACTGGCCCATGGAACCAGCCAGCCTGCTGCCGGGGCAACAACAGTCACGAGACCTCCAGGCCGCCGTGGCCTCGGAAGCTCTCAGAGAGTGGAGTCAACGTCGGCAATTTGGAGACCTcggacagcaacagcaacgtccAATGCAGCAGAAATGTACAAAGTCAggagagcagcagcagcggcagcaacatAGCACAGCGTCAGAACTGAACGAGCTGGAAAACGTCTGGAGTTGCCGTTTAAACTGA